A genomic stretch from Corynebacterium sp. 21KM1197 includes:
- a CDS encoding polyprenyl synthetase family protein: MTNGREAATPGVVAGSLNLGDEALNERVGRGLSLVEETLYAHLSQGDEILQDKVMHLVRAGGKRFRPMFALLASEYGEKPMCEDVVRAAAVVEMTHLATLYHDDVMDEAARRRGVESANARWGNSVAILAGDHLLAQASGIMAELGTDTVKHFAETFGTLVTGQMRETVGAQGGDPIAHYTRVIEEKTGVLIASAGYLGALHGGAQAEHVRALQGYGHTIGMVFQIVDDIIDLFSTPEESGKVRGTDLREGVFTLPVLYALSEEGEVGERLREILTGPVTSEEALSEVLGLLERSEGRAKAAADAAVWAQRAREHLEVLPDAPATRALDALVQYTAERLG, encoded by the coding sequence ATGACCAATGGGCGCGAGGCGGCAACGCCTGGGGTGGTAGCGGGATCGCTGAACCTCGGAGATGAGGCGCTGAACGAGCGCGTGGGGCGCGGCCTGAGCCTGGTGGAGGAAACGCTCTATGCGCACCTGAGCCAGGGCGATGAGATCCTCCAGGACAAGGTCATGCACCTGGTGCGCGCGGGCGGCAAGCGCTTCCGCCCCATGTTTGCCCTCCTGGCCTCGGAATATGGGGAAAAACCCATGTGCGAGGACGTGGTGCGCGCCGCCGCCGTGGTGGAGATGACGCACCTGGCCACGCTGTATCACGATGACGTGATGGACGAGGCCGCCCGGCGGCGCGGGGTGGAATCCGCCAACGCCCGTTGGGGTAATTCCGTAGCGATCCTCGCCGGGGATCACCTGCTGGCACAGGCCTCCGGGATCATGGCGGAGCTGGGCACGGACACGGTGAAGCACTTTGCGGAGACCTTTGGCACCCTGGTCACCGGGCAAATGCGGGAGACGGTGGGCGCGCAGGGGGGCGACCCGATTGCGCATTACACCCGCGTGATCGAGGAGAAAACCGGCGTGCTTATCGCCTCGGCCGGGTATCTGGGTGCGCTGCACGGCGGCGCGCAAGCGGAGCACGTGCGGGCGTTGCAGGGGTATGGGCACACCATCGGCATGGTGTTCCAGATCGTCGATGACATCATCGACCTCTTTTCCACGCCGGAGGAGTCCGGCAAGGTGCGGGGCACCGACCTGCGCGAGGGCGTGTTCACGCTGCCGGTGCTCTATGCGCTCAGTGAGGAGGGCGAGGTGGGGGAGCGCCTGCGCGAGATCCTCACTGGGCCGGTGACCTCGGAGGAGGCCCTGAGCGAGGTGCTGGGCCTGCTGGAGCGCTCGGAGGGGCGCGCAAAGGCGGCTGCCGACGCCGCCGTGTGGGCGCAGCGCGCCCGCGAGCACCTGGAGGTGCTTCCCGACGCCCCGGCCACGCGGGCTCTCGACGCCCTGGTGCAGTACACCGCCGAGCGCCTGGGCTGA
- the secE gene encoding preprotein translocase subunit SecE, with protein MSEDRANQTGAAQPTGKRQRTGASTTTTSSYEAQKSAPQSPEDTKPGGGPLRFLPEVGAEIKKVIWPTASQMVTYTLVVFAFLIVLTALVSGVDFVVGLGVEKVLAP; from the coding sequence GTGAGCGAGGATCGCGCAAACCAGACGGGGGCTGCCCAGCCCACGGGTAAGCGTCAGCGCACAGGTGCAAGCACCACCACGACGTCCTCCTACGAGGCCCAAAAATCCGCTCCCCAGAGCCCCGAGGACACCAAGCCCGGTGGTGGCCCGCTGCGGTTCCTGCCCGAGGTGGGCGCTGAGATCAAGAAGGTCATTTGGCCCACCGCCTCCCAGATGGTCACGTACACCCTCGTGGTGTTTGCCTTCCTCATCGTGCTCACTGCCCTGGTTTCCGGCGTGGACTTCGTGGTGGGCCTGGGAGTTGAGAAGGTCCTGGCTCCGTAG
- the nusG gene encoding transcription termination/antitermination protein NusG → MSEDYTSQNDSESPLFAAAREAIQDSVEAEGATETAEATEAPAEERSDSAAGIEEAAQAPEAAESEEDTSDVEYRRRLREFTRDLKKKPGQWYIIQCYSGYENKVKTNLDMRAQTLEVEDSIYDVVVPVEQAIELRDGKRKMVKRKLLPGYVLVRMDINDRAWSVVRETPGVTSFVGNEGNATPVRHRDVAKFLMPRAAVEGEQKASANEVEQVVAMPEEKAAPKQQIDFEVGEAVTILTGALASVSATISDIDYETGKLQALVSIFGRETPVELTADQVEKII, encoded by the coding sequence ATGAGCGAGGATTACACCTCTCAGAACGATTCCGAATCCCCCCTGTTTGCCGCCGCGCGGGAGGCGATTCAGGATTCCGTGGAGGCCGAGGGAGCCACCGAGACTGCTGAAGCCACTGAGGCCCCCGCCGAGGAGCGCTCGGATTCCGCCGCTGGGATTGAGGAGGCCGCGCAGGCCCCCGAAGCCGCCGAGTCCGAGGAGGATACCTCCGACGTCGAGTATCGTCGCCGCCTGCGCGAGTTCACCCGTGATCTGAAGAAGAAGCCGGGCCAGTGGTACATCATTCAGTGCTATTCCGGGTATGAGAACAAGGTCAAGACCAACCTTGACATGCGCGCGCAGACCCTGGAGGTGGAGGATTCCATCTACGATGTGGTGGTGCCCGTGGAGCAGGCCATCGAACTGCGCGACGGCAAGCGCAAGATGGTCAAGCGCAAGTTGCTGCCCGGCTACGTGCTGGTGCGCATGGACATCAATGACCGCGCGTGGTCCGTGGTGCGCGAGACTCCCGGTGTGACCAGCTTTGTGGGTAACGAGGGCAATGCCACCCCGGTGCGCCACCGCGATGTGGCCAAGTTCCTCATGCCGCGCGCTGCCGTGGAGGGCGAGCAGAAGGCCTCCGCGAACGAGGTGGAGCAGGTGGTGGCCATGCCGGAGGAGAAGGCCGCGCCGAAGCAGCAGATCGACTTTGAGGTGGGCGAGGCCGTGACGATCCTCACGGGTGCCCTTGCCTCCGTGTCCGCCACGATCTCGGACATCGACTATGAGACGGGCAAGTTGCAGGCCCTGGTGTCCATCTTCGGCCGCGAGACTCCGGTGGAACTCACCGCGGATCAGGTGGAGAAGATCA